A region from the Anoplolepis gracilipes chromosome 2, ASM4749672v1, whole genome shotgun sequence genome encodes:
- the LOC140662921 gene encoding 2-aminoethanethiol dioxygenase isoform X2, producing the protein MIMASAIEVLAKQAMKTFGDRACQKSLDKLWSLMSKITAEDVKLDKNILDYVGRQSAPMCVMDIFENKDITIAIFVLKHGVTLPMHDHPGMHGLLKVISGIVELNSYSMRTKNDHVIKSNEEITAVKHRSISLNSNSSACILTPSEKNLHEIKCIQGPAAFLDILSPPYDVDEFGKGPRPCTFFKIVKSKLCTESADVFEEVEE; encoded by the exons atgattatggCATCGGCGATCGAGGTTCTGGCGAAGCAGGCGATGAAAACGTTCGGTGATCGGGCCTGTCAGAAAAGCTTGGATAAATTGTGGAGTCTCATGAGCAAAATAACCGCCGAGGATGTGAAGCTCGACAAAAATATCCTCGATTATGTCGGCAGACAGTCGGCGCCTATGTGTGTGATGGACATATTCGAAAATAAGGACATAACAATCGCGATCTTCGTACTGAAACACGGAGTCACGTTGCCTATGCACGATCATCCTGGAATGCATGGTTTGTTAAAG GTGATCAGTGGTATAGTAGAATTAAACAGCTATAGTATGAGGACAAAAAATGATCATGTAATTAAATCGAATGAAGAGATTACAGCGGTCAAGCATCGATCGATATCCCTTAACAGTAATTCGTCCGCTTGTATTCTTACACCATCGGAAAAGAATCTGCACGAGATCAAATGTATACAAGGTCCCGCAGCTTTTTTAGATATACTCAGTCCACCATACGATGTAGACGAGTTCGGTAAAGGACCAAGAccatgtacattttttaagattGTTAAATCTAAGTTATGTACAGAATCGGCAGATGTATTTGAAGAG GTTGAGGAATAA
- the LOC140662921 gene encoding 2-aminoethanethiol dioxygenase isoform X1 yields the protein MIMASAIEVLAKQAMKTFGDRACQKSLDKLWSLMSKITAEDVKLDKNILDYVGRQSAPMCVMDIFENKDITIAIFVLKHGVTLPMHDHPGMHGLLKVISGIVELNSYSMRTKNDHVIKSNEEITAVKHRSISLNSNSSACILTPSEKNLHEIKCIQGPAAFLDILSPPYDVDEFGKGPRPCTFFKIVKSKLCTESADVFEEVQLSVIESPRDFYSSTLKYIGPPLKDYCNK from the exons atgattatggCATCGGCGATCGAGGTTCTGGCGAAGCAGGCGATGAAAACGTTCGGTGATCGGGCCTGTCAGAAAAGCTTGGATAAATTGTGGAGTCTCATGAGCAAAATAACCGCCGAGGATGTGAAGCTCGACAAAAATATCCTCGATTATGTCGGCAGACAGTCGGCGCCTATGTGTGTGATGGACATATTCGAAAATAAGGACATAACAATCGCGATCTTCGTACTGAAACACGGAGTCACGTTGCCTATGCACGATCATCCTGGAATGCATGGTTTGTTAAAG GTGATCAGTGGTATAGTAGAATTAAACAGCTATAGTATGAGGACAAAAAATGATCATGTAATTAAATCGAATGAAGAGATTACAGCGGTCAAGCATCGATCGATATCCCTTAACAGTAATTCGTCCGCTTGTATTCTTACACCATCGGAAAAGAATCTGCACGAGATCAAATGTATACAAGGTCCCGCAGCTTTTTTAGATATACTCAGTCCACCATACGATGTAGACGAGTTCGGTAAAGGACCAAGAccatgtacattttttaagattGTTAAATCTAAGTTATGTACAGAATCGGCAGATGTATTTGAAGAGGTACAGTTATCCGTTATAGAAAGTCCACGAGACTTTTATTCCTCGACTCTAAAATACATCGGACCTCCATTGAAGgattattgtaacaaataa